ATACTTTTAGAACTGAAATCACCTTCAGCTGTTTTCTTGGCAGATGCTTTTTCGTAAAAATCTCCACTATTCAATATTTTGAAAATCAGTTTATCGCCTTCCTCTCCGTATTTTCCGGTAAGGGTATCCAAATTTTCCATTGTTGGAGTTTGGATTTCCTGATATCCATACTTTCTGAAAACTGATTTAATTGTGTTGTATATGTAGTTTCTTTTTTGAGTTTCAATTGGTCCAAAATCTCTTGTACCTTTTGGAACAGAAGCCTTAATAGTTGCCATGCCGCAAAAATAAGGATTTGGAAGATAAATAGAGATTTAAATACGGAAAGGAGAGAAGAAAAACTAAAGGCGGATTTTAGTCCACGAATGGTCGGAAGAAATTCTGGCCATTTTTTATGTTTTAAAAAAAAGTCCTGGGTCTCCACCACATTGCAGAACAATCATAGCAATGGTAAGCTCTCTGAGCTCCATAGCGAAACGTCTTTTGGCCGTTTTGTAACCGATGTTGTTAGCTTTCTTGTACATCAACAGCATCATAGCAACGATCAGTGTCATGTATAGTATTACCTGTATCCCATTTTTGTTAAGCGAAACAAGGTGACTTACATTGAGTTCCTGTTTTAAGAACCTGAAAAAGACCTCTATGTCCCAACGCCTTCTGTATGCTTTTGAAATGTCTGCCGCTGAGCTTTCGAAGTCATTGGTCAGTAGCCAATATTGCTTTTGATCTCCTTTACCCTTAACTACTACAAGCCGAAAATGGGTGTCTACCAGTTCTTCGCTATAATATTTTTTGCCGTTTTTATTAATGGGAATACCGGTGTAAAGCTGGACTTTACGGTCGCTGACCAGTAACGATTCGCCCAGATCGAGTTCCATTCCCTCAGTAATAAGAGAGTCCAGTTCAACCAGTTTCCTGTTTTCCTTTGATCTGCAAACGAAAGTTATCTTCTCCTTGTTGAAAGCAGCTATCGTTCTGGTGGATTGCAGCCCCCTGTCCATCACATAGATATTCTGGTGGCCAGTTTCCTTTTTTACATGCTCCCTTACAACTTCCGGCAACGCATTATCTTCGTTACCATAGTTTGGACTGGTGAACACTGATGAATG
This genomic interval from Pseudopedobacter saltans DSM 12145 contains the following:
- a CDS encoding IS4 family transposase, with the protein product MAIFKDHNITVKQLLGFIPEALLSNLSLTTRIDHYAKVLKGNKLFYLLFYGILDNDRLSQRTLEDTFNDSIFKMLFNLDEDETVRRSSISERLSKIDPDYFKQIYDCIYEQFSRAYTSTERKKNNLIRVDSSMVSESVGKLMEGIDNKSGKKAVKYSIGFDGVLPCHSSVFTSPNYGNEDNALPEVVREHVKKETGHQNIYVMDRGLQSTRTIAAFNKEKITFVCRSKENRKLVELDSLITEGMELDLGESLLVSDRKVQLYTGIPINKNGKKYYSEELVDTHFRLVVVKGKGDQKQYWLLTNDFESSAADISKAYRRRWDIEVFFRFLKQELNVSHLVSLNKNGIQVILYMTLIVAMMLLMYKKANNIGYKTAKRRFAMELRELTIAMIVLQCGGDPGLFFKT